A section of the Pseudomonas sp. Q1-7 genome encodes:
- a CDS encoding DUF3320 domain-containing protein — protein sequence MSDDAVEKGSTGLLSIEMVPTTSEPLIAEDKSPDESTEPVPVKAVKIQATVVAKLNLADYQNAVPLIRELRVINETATKYSDLELTLSSDPAVFKPKTWHISELSAEVFRQIPGLDLAVDGSMLAKLTEAEHSTLNFVLTCRGESPEARREVIAQTDLPLEVLPRNQWGGLAHLPELTAAFVQPNDLAVETLLKKAAELLRKHGKNAALDGYSSGSEHAWEIVSAIWSTVVSMGLDYALPPASFERDGQKVRSPSHLAEHGLATCFDTTMLFCALLEQAGLNPLIIFTRGHAFVGLWLKNEEFTTTVVDDITALRKRMKLNELVLFETTLVTQRPSVGLRYAIERGAEHLAEGKEATFEMALDIRRARLQRIKPMASGEAQAVGSGTAQEEASAALAPEIEAPMALPSDVADTVDVASLDPKDRLGRWQRKLLDLSLRNNLLNFKTGKKALKLEAPNPSALEDLLATGKQIKLMTRPDLMDGADPRDKELYESRERENVRRQHALDALKRNEVFIALSQTELDSRLIELYRGARTNLQEGGANTLFLALGFLSWTREDRDNQRYRAPLILVPVTLERKSARSGFTILLHDDEPRFNPTLIEMLRQDYELNLGVAEGELPRDESGLDIDAIWRNVAHAVKDIKGWEVSEDVVLSMFSFAKYLMWKDLSERTDALRDNPVVRHLLDTPRDAYSSATNTPFPASNKLDAEYSPKQVFCPLPYDSSQLSAVLAASQQKDFVLIGPPGTGKSQTIVNMIAQFIAEDKRVLFVSEKIAALNVVYRRLREVGLGEFCLEVHSNKASKTDVLSQLNAAWQARGEVDAETWKTEAERLESLRKSLNVYVDRLHHRYPNGLSIYDAIGATIAGQDLPVVSLSWPTPLMHDREALHRLLELTDRLEVNAQSVGYSKLTEHPLGAISQHDWSPTWQQQVIQAARDVIPAINSMGKDAAHFIEAANLPNIELTRTTREGLSTLAATLPQAAGQDWRFVLRPDARLIAQRLQQGCELVKVHREINGKLPAPWSQTTITACQDGLELLEQHAQLTQSLPEPLAVSNMVVLSQAIKLFDEIAALRQCLSVSYTPGIEDLDVAALLGEWDRAEQSFWPKSWLGKRRIRQQLSQLIDGNAEPNIPVDLQNLVSIRTVRQHIEGLGLGSDTAEFWRGANSDPAVLLQVKTLQVAIQAAKENRGWEDEGFELIAQGAAGSALKGTLDAMREQRVLHRKITAHGEPLKSAAAGLWQDLSTSKTNLAAAIAFQKERRAIVEEGRLEQDHELIATGKCGPTLRAEHNLLEQRANNERTLKEFADLRDLAAGLWTGLHTKTDVALAAVNFQGHIATAVSQLARTPDEITSLKSALTQLLGDGNALLESQGLVNQYGRQYLASVAQLKNSLDRLASTGHFSNDGSERVGGLSLDEQRQQCEGIIQAEHNLHDWSAWCKVRDEASGLGLRPLIQALENGLLAQGTIKKVFQANYARWWLNATVDQEPTIRNFVSVEHEQRIRDFRALDEKLTALTRDLLRARLCAGLPTPDSVTQASEWGVLRHELSKKTRHKPLRELMSTIPAALAKLTPCMLMSPLSIAQYLSTTSTVFDVVIFDESSQIPVWDAIGAIARGRQVIMVGDPKQMPPTSFFDRAETTNEDDDVEPDLESILDECLSANLPTLDLNWHYRSRHESLITFSNHRYYKGNLVTFPAPVTSDRAVSLNLVQGVYDRGGSRTNLGEAKALVAHLVARLRTREVKENKLTFGVVTFNGEQQRLIEDLLDAERRNDPSLESYFADTQLEPVFVKNLESVQGDERDIIYFSITYGRDAAGHMTMSFGPMNRPGGERRLNVAVTRARHELLVFSTMSPDLIDLARTQSIGVRDMKHFLEFAERGPRAIVEATANSLGSFDSPFEEQVAKALGRKGWHVATQIGVSAFRIDLAVVHPDAPGRYLAGVECDGATYHRSATARDRDKLREQVLRGLGWEILRVWSTDWWINPIGTAEKLHERLETLLAESRARQASAQADLTYPVEEVKEAVEVASDDVQPMEEIALPVGRMTDAPQVSGQYARAFTPEATAVPEQQSAVYRKVDPLAAVETVDPEAFFEDHYNNVLTSMIAHVVVHEGPVLDVILAQRIARAHGWVRTGNRIRDRVSRLAEQTHRKTAEDVGDFYWPSHLEDDSAVSFRKAADSDSLRGVDEISQKELEALAREVLARGELADNLLYAMARAIGLQKVSAQSKQRLEQVIANVNQAAAL from the coding sequence ATGAGCGACGACGCAGTTGAAAAAGGCAGCACCGGTCTGCTCAGCATTGAGATGGTTCCGACCACGTCCGAGCCCCTGATTGCCGAGGACAAATCGCCCGACGAATCGACCGAGCCGGTGCCAGTCAAAGCCGTTAAGATCCAAGCCACCGTCGTTGCCAAGCTCAACCTCGCTGATTACCAGAATGCTGTCCCGCTGATCCGTGAGCTGCGAGTCATCAACGAGACCGCGACAAAGTACAGCGATCTCGAACTTACGCTGTCTTCCGATCCGGCCGTATTCAAGCCGAAGACCTGGCACATCTCTGAGCTCAGCGCGGAGGTTTTTCGGCAAATCCCGGGGCTCGATCTAGCCGTTGATGGGAGCATGCTCGCCAAACTGACCGAGGCCGAGCACTCGACACTCAACTTCGTTCTGACCTGTAGAGGGGAATCCCCCGAGGCGCGCCGCGAAGTCATTGCTCAGACTGATCTCCCGCTGGAGGTGCTGCCGCGGAATCAGTGGGGAGGACTGGCCCACCTTCCGGAGTTAACGGCTGCGTTCGTACAGCCCAATGATCTAGCCGTGGAGACCCTGCTTAAGAAAGCGGCCGAACTGCTGCGCAAGCATGGGAAAAATGCAGCTCTGGACGGTTACTCCAGTGGCTCCGAGCATGCCTGGGAAATCGTTTCCGCCATCTGGAGTACGGTGGTGTCCATGGGGCTGGACTATGCCCTGCCGCCGGCAAGTTTCGAGCGAGATGGTCAGAAGGTGCGCAGCCCCAGCCACCTGGCTGAACACGGCCTTGCAACCTGCTTCGACACCACCATGCTGTTCTGTGCACTGCTTGAGCAAGCAGGCCTTAATCCGCTGATCATCTTTACCCGTGGCCACGCATTTGTTGGCCTATGGCTAAAAAACGAAGAGTTCACGACAACGGTCGTCGACGATATCACTGCGCTGCGGAAGCGCATGAAGCTCAACGAACTCGTGCTGTTCGAAACCACACTTGTCACCCAGCGCCCATCCGTGGGTTTGCGCTACGCCATCGAGCGCGGTGCGGAACACCTTGCCGAAGGTAAGGAAGCCACGTTCGAAATGGCGCTGGATATCCGTCGGGCACGCCTTCAGCGAATCAAGCCGATGGCCAGCGGGGAAGCCCAGGCAGTTGGCAGCGGTACAGCTCAAGAAGAAGCCTCCGCAGCGCTTGCACCCGAGATCGAAGCGCCGATGGCGTTGCCGAGCGATGTCGCGGACACAGTCGATGTCGCGAGCCTTGATCCCAAGGATCGCCTAGGCCGCTGGCAGCGCAAGCTGCTGGACCTGTCCCTGCGCAACAACCTGCTCAACTTCAAGACGGGCAAGAAAGCGCTGAAACTCGAGGCGCCTAATCCCAGTGCGCTCGAAGATCTGCTGGCCACCGGCAAGCAAATCAAGCTGATGACACGGCCGGATCTGATGGATGGTGCTGATCCGCGCGACAAGGAGCTCTACGAATCCCGCGAACGCGAAAACGTCCGGCGACAGCATGCCCTCGATGCGCTCAAGCGCAACGAGGTGTTCATCGCCCTGTCGCAAACAGAACTCGACAGCCGCCTGATCGAGTTGTACCGCGGCGCCAGAACCAACCTCCAGGAAGGGGGTGCCAACACCCTGTTCCTCGCCCTTGGATTCCTTTCGTGGACACGGGAAGACCGTGACAACCAACGCTATCGTGCACCGCTGATCCTGGTTCCGGTAACCCTGGAGCGTAAGAGTGCGCGCTCGGGCTTTACGATCCTCCTGCATGATGACGAGCCACGCTTTAACCCGACACTCATTGAGATGCTGCGCCAGGACTACGAACTGAACCTTGGCGTGGCGGAAGGTGAGTTGCCGCGGGACGAATCGGGCCTGGACATCGACGCGATCTGGCGCAATGTCGCGCACGCGGTGAAGGACATCAAAGGCTGGGAAGTGAGTGAGGACGTTGTCCTCTCAATGTTCTCCTTCGCCAAATACCTGATGTGGAAGGATCTCAGCGAGCGCACCGATGCCCTGCGGGATAACCCCGTAGTGCGTCATCTGCTGGACACGCCCCGCGATGCGTACAGCTCGGCCACTAATACCCCATTCCCCGCCAGCAACAAACTCGACGCTGAGTACAGCCCGAAGCAGGTGTTCTGCCCCCTCCCCTATGACTCTTCACAGCTGTCGGCGGTGCTAGCTGCCTCACAGCAGAAGGACTTCGTGCTGATCGGTCCGCCGGGGACTGGCAAGAGCCAAACCATCGTGAACATGATCGCCCAGTTCATCGCCGAGGATAAGCGCGTGCTTTTCGTCTCGGAGAAAATCGCGGCGCTCAATGTCGTGTACCGCCGCCTACGGGAAGTGGGCCTGGGCGAGTTCTGCCTGGAAGTCCACTCCAACAAGGCGAGCAAGACGGATGTGCTGTCGCAACTCAATGCCGCTTGGCAAGCTCGTGGCGAGGTGGACGCAGAAACCTGGAAAACTGAAGCCGAGCGCCTTGAGTCACTGCGCAAGAGCCTTAACGTCTACGTCGATCGACTGCACCACCGTTATCCAAATGGGCTGAGCATCTACGATGCGATCGGCGCCACCATCGCCGGCCAAGACTTGCCTGTCGTCTCGTTGTCATGGCCGACACCACTGATGCACGACCGTGAGGCGTTGCATCGCCTGCTGGAGCTCACGGATCGCCTGGAAGTCAATGCGCAATCAGTTGGGTATTCCAAGCTTACCGAACACCCCCTAGGCGCGATTAGTCAGCACGACTGGTCGCCAACTTGGCAGCAACAGGTGATCCAGGCCGCGCGCGACGTTATCCCAGCAATCAATTCGATGGGGAAAGACGCAGCGCACTTCATCGAAGCGGCTAACCTCCCCAATATCGAGCTCACTCGTACGACGCGCGAGGGTCTCTCGACGCTTGCCGCAACCCTGCCCCAGGCGGCCGGCCAGGATTGGAGATTCGTCCTTCGGCCAGATGCCCGCCTCATCGCGCAACGCCTACAACAAGGCTGTGAACTGGTTAAGGTGCATCGCGAGATCAACGGCAAGCTTCCCGCGCCTTGGTCGCAAACCACAATCACTGCCTGCCAGGATGGCTTGGAGCTACTCGAACAGCACGCCCAGCTGACGCAGTCGTTACCGGAGCCACTCGCGGTGTCGAACATGGTCGTGCTGTCGCAAGCAATCAAGCTGTTTGACGAAATTGCAGCCTTGCGCCAATGCCTATCGGTTTCCTACACCCCTGGCATTGAAGATCTGGATGTCGCCGCCTTGCTTGGAGAGTGGGACCGGGCCGAGCAGTCGTTTTGGCCTAAGTCCTGGCTGGGGAAACGACGAATCAGGCAGCAACTGAGTCAGCTCATCGACGGCAACGCCGAACCCAACATCCCCGTCGACCTCCAGAATCTGGTTTCGATTCGAACCGTGCGTCAGCACATAGAGGGCTTGGGACTCGGTTCCGACACCGCCGAATTCTGGCGAGGAGCGAACTCGGATCCTGCCGTACTGCTCCAGGTGAAAACACTCCAAGTCGCCATTCAAGCAGCCAAGGAGAACCGTGGCTGGGAGGATGAAGGTTTTGAACTGATCGCTCAGGGCGCGGCCGGCTCCGCATTGAAAGGCACGCTTGACGCCATGCGTGAACAACGTGTGCTTCATCGGAAGATTACTGCCCACGGTGAGCCTCTGAAATCAGCCGCTGCTGGCCTGTGGCAGGATCTCAGCACAAGCAAAACCAACCTTGCTGCCGCGATTGCGTTTCAGAAAGAACGTCGTGCAATAGTCGAGGAAGGCCGCCTCGAGCAAGACCATGAACTGATCGCCACCGGCAAATGTGGACCGACCCTGCGGGCAGAGCACAACCTGCTCGAACAGCGGGCAAACAACGAGCGGACGCTGAAGGAGTTCGCTGACCTACGCGACCTCGCCGCCGGGCTCTGGACAGGTTTACACACCAAGACCGACGTGGCTTTGGCCGCAGTGAATTTCCAAGGACACATCGCTACTGCCGTCTCCCAGTTGGCACGTACTCCGGATGAAATCACCTCACTCAAGTCGGCGCTGACGCAGCTACTGGGTGATGGCAACGCCCTCCTCGAGTCACAAGGTCTGGTGAACCAATATGGTCGGCAGTACCTGGCGTCCGTGGCCCAACTCAAAAACAGCTTGGACCGGCTGGCCTCTACGGGACACTTCAGCAACGACGGCAGCGAACGTGTTGGCGGCCTGTCCCTTGATGAGCAACGTCAGCAGTGTGAAGGCATCATTCAGGCTGAACACAACCTGCATGATTGGAGCGCATGGTGCAAAGTCCGTGACGAGGCATCCGGCCTCGGACTCCGGCCTCTCATTCAAGCTCTTGAGAATGGGCTCCTGGCTCAGGGCACGATCAAGAAGGTGTTCCAAGCCAATTACGCTCGCTGGTGGTTGAACGCAACGGTCGATCAGGAGCCGACTATTCGCAACTTCGTCAGCGTCGAGCATGAGCAACGTATCCGGGATTTCCGCGCCCTCGATGAGAAGCTCACTGCCCTCACCCGAGATTTGCTGCGGGCCCGTTTGTGTGCAGGCCTGCCGACGCCCGACAGTGTCACTCAAGCCTCGGAGTGGGGCGTGCTGCGCCACGAGCTTTCGAAGAAAACCCGACACAAGCCACTTCGCGAATTGATGTCGACCATTCCGGCAGCCTTGGCAAAGCTCACGCCGTGCATGCTGATGAGTCCGCTGTCCATCGCCCAGTATTTGTCGACAACATCGACCGTGTTCGACGTGGTCATCTTTGACGAGTCCTCGCAAATCCCCGTGTGGGATGCCATTGGCGCCATCGCACGGGGGCGCCAGGTGATCATGGTTGGCGACCCGAAACAGATGCCGCCCACCTCCTTCTTCGACCGCGCCGAAACGACGAACGAAGACGATGATGTCGAGCCGGATCTGGAGAGCATCCTGGACGAGTGCCTGAGTGCCAACCTGCCTACCCTCGACCTGAATTGGCACTACCGCAGTCGGCACGAGAGCCTGATCACTTTCTCCAACCATCGTTACTACAAAGGCAATCTGGTTACCTTCCCGGCACCGGTCACATCCGATCGCGCGGTAAGCCTGAACCTCGTTCAAGGCGTCTACGACAGGGGTGGCTCGCGCACCAACCTGGGCGAAGCCAAAGCCCTTGTGGCACATCTCGTGGCGCGCCTGCGCACCCGCGAGGTGAAGGAGAACAAGCTGACCTTCGGCGTCGTTACTTTCAACGGCGAACAGCAACGCCTCATTGAAGACTTGCTCGATGCCGAGCGCCGCAACGACCCGTCACTCGAAAGCTACTTCGCTGACACGCAGTTGGAACCGGTCTTCGTTAAGAACCTGGAAAGCGTCCAGGGCGACGAGCGGGACATCATCTACTTCTCCATCACCTATGGCCGAGATGCCGCAGGCCATATGACGATGAGCTTCGGGCCGATGAACCGTCCAGGCGGTGAACGTCGCTTGAACGTAGCGGTTACCCGTGCTCGCCATGAGCTACTGGTTTTCTCCACCATGAGTCCGGACCTCATCGATCTGGCCCGCACCCAGTCCATTGGCGTGCGAGACATGAAGCACTTCCTCGAGTTCGCCGAGCGCGGACCGCGGGCAATCGTCGAGGCAACTGCTAACAGCCTTGGGAGCTTCGACAGCCCCTTCGAGGAACAGGTCGCCAAAGCGTTGGGTCGCAAGGGCTGGCATGTCGCGACGCAGATTGGCGTCTCTGCGTTTCGGATCGACCTTGCCGTGGTTCACCCGGACGCTCCGGGCCGCTACCTCGCGGGCGTTGAATGTGACGGCGCCACTTACCATCGCAGCGCCACTGCCCGAGACCGCGACAAGCTCCGCGAACAGGTGCTGCGTGGCCTCGGCTGGGAGATTCTGCGCGTTTGGTCAACCGACTGGTGGATCAACCCCATCGGAACCGCCGAAAAACTTCACGAACGCCTGGAAACGCTGCTGGCTGAAAGCCGTGCCCGCCAAGCCAGTGCGCAAGCCGATTTGACCTACCCGGTTGAAGAGGTGAAAGAAGCAGTAGAAGTCGCCAGCGACGACGTGCAACCGATGGAGGAAATTGCCTTACCTGTTGGCCGTATGACTGACGCCCCACAGGTCAGCGGCCAGTACGCGAGGGCATTCACGCCAGAGGCTACTGCCGTCCCCGAACAGCAGTCGGCTGTGTACCGTAAGGTGGACCCGCTTGCCGCGGTTGAGACCGTCGACCCAGAGGCGTTCTTCGAGGACCATTACAACAACGTCCTGACCTCCATGATTGCTCACGTCGTGGTTCACGAAGGCCCGGTGCTCGACGTTATCCTGGCCCAGCGAATTGCGCGAGCGCATGGCTGGGTACGCACCGGCAACCGCATTCGTGATCGCGTCAGCCGACTGGCGGAGCAGACCCACCGCAAGACGGCAGAAGATGTCGGCGACTTCTATTGGCCATCCCATCTCGAAGATGACAGCGCAGTATCGTTCCGAAAGGCGGCCGATAGTGACAGCCTGCGCGGCGTGGATGAGATCAGCCAGAAAGAGCTTGAGGCTCTGGCGCGTGAGGTCTTGGCTCGAGGCGAACTCGCCGACAATCTGCTTTACGCCATGGCACGTGCTATAGGGCTGCAGAAAGTCTCTGCTCAGAGCAAGCAGCGACTTGAACAGGTCATTGCCAACGTGAACCAGGCCGCCGCTCTGTAG
- the dadA gene encoding D-amino acid dehydrogenase encodes MRVLVLGSGVVGTTSAYYLARAGFEVVVIDRQNGPAEETSFGNAGQVSPGYASPWAAPGVPLKAMKWMVQQHAPLAIKLTSNMDQYIWMTQMLLNCTAARYAVNKERMVRLSEYSRDCLDELRTETGIAYEGRQLGTTQLFRTQAQVDAAVKDTAVLEASGVPYELLDRDGIARVEPALANVKHKLAGALRLPNDQTGDCQMFTTRLAEMAVQLGVEFRFGRNIERLDFAGDQITGVWVDGKLEKADRYVLALGSYSPQMLAPLGLKVPIYPLKGYSLTVPIIDPAMSPTSTILDETYKVAITRFDNRIRVGGMAEIAGFDLSLNPARRDTLEMVTADLYPKGGDLSQATFWTGLRPATPDGTPIVGATPYRNLYLNTGHGTLGWTMSCGSGRVLADVMSAKKAQISIAGLDISRYDTTSA; translated from the coding sequence ATGCGTGTTCTGGTGCTCGGCAGCGGTGTAGTCGGTACGACAAGTGCGTACTACCTGGCTCGTGCAGGTTTCGAGGTAGTCGTAATCGATCGTCAGAATGGCCCTGCTGAAGAGACCAGTTTCGGAAATGCCGGTCAGGTTTCCCCCGGATACGCTTCACCGTGGGCGGCGCCCGGTGTGCCGCTGAAAGCCATGAAATGGATGGTCCAGCAGCATGCGCCGTTGGCGATCAAGCTGACCTCCAATATGGATCAGTACATTTGGATGACCCAGATGCTGCTGAACTGCACTGCTGCGCGCTACGCCGTGAACAAGGAGCGCATGGTCCGCCTGTCCGAGTACAGCCGGGACTGCCTCGATGAACTCCGCACTGAAACCGGCATCGCCTACGAAGGCCGCCAGCTCGGCACCACTCAACTGTTCCGCACCCAGGCCCAGGTTGACGCTGCCGTCAAGGACACCGCCGTGCTCGAAGCTTCGGGCGTGCCCTACGAGCTGCTCGACCGCGATGGCATCGCCCGTGTGGAACCCGCGCTGGCCAACGTCAAACACAAGCTGGCGGGTGCGTTGCGCCTACCCAACGACCAGACCGGCGACTGCCAGATGTTCACTACCCGCCTCGCCGAGATGGCAGTGCAGCTGGGTGTGGAATTCCGCTTCGGTCGGAACATCGAGCGCCTGGACTTCGCCGGCGACCAAATTACCGGCGTATGGGTCGATGGGAAGCTCGAGAAAGCTGATCGCTATGTCCTGGCCCTTGGCAGCTACAGCCCGCAGATGTTGGCGCCGTTGGGGCTCAAGGTGCCAATCTATCCGCTTAAAGGTTACTCCCTGACGGTACCAATCATCGATCCGGCCATGTCACCGACCTCGACCATCCTCGACGAGACCTACAAGGTTGCCATTACCCGTTTCGATAACCGCATTCGCGTAGGAGGCATGGCCGAGATCGCTGGTTTCGACCTGTCGCTGAACCCGGCCCGTCGCGACACCTTGGAAATGGTCACCGCTGACCTCTATCCGAAGGGTGGCGATCTTAGTCAGGCAACCTTCTGGACAGGGCTGCGTCCCGCGACTCCGGATGGCACGCCGATTGTGGGCGCCACGCCTTACCGAAACCTGTATCTCAATACCGGGCATGGCACCCTCGGCTGGACCATGTCCTGCGGGTCCGGCCGCGTCCTCGCTGACGTGATGTCGGCGAAGAAGGCTCAAATCAGCATCGCTGGGCTCGACATTTCTCGCTACGACACTACGAGTGCCTAG
- a CDS encoding RidA family protein — MKKIESVEAPAAIGPYSQAIAHGGFLFISGQLPLDPATGAIAGDDAAQQIHQCLTNLRAIAEAAGTSITRTVKTTVLLTDLSEFAAVNEVYSGFFADPYPARACYQVSAIPKGARVEVEAVVALD; from the coding sequence ATGAAAAAGATTGAAAGCGTCGAAGCTCCCGCAGCCATCGGTCCATACTCGCAGGCGATTGCCCATGGAGGCTTCCTCTTCATCTCCGGGCAACTCCCGTTGGACCCTGCTACCGGTGCCATCGCTGGTGACGACGCTGCGCAGCAAATCCACCAGTGTCTGACCAATCTGCGCGCCATTGCGGAAGCTGCTGGAACCAGCATCACCAGGACGGTTAAGACCACCGTGCTGCTTACTGATCTCAGTGAGTTTGCTGCTGTGAACGAGGTTTATAGCGGGTTCTTCGCAGATCCATATCCTGCGCGTGCTTGCTATCAAGTGTCCGCCATTCCGAAGGGCGCGCGTGTAGAAGTTGAAGCAGTAGTTGCTCTGGATTGA
- a CDS encoding oxidoreductase, whose product MKTSPLQILTRYDIGGVQLSNRLAVAPMTRVSATESGSATTEMARYYERFAKGGFGLVITEGIYTDQKFSQGYPFQPGITDQAQATAWRAITDLIHSHQGAVFAQIMHAGALSQGNRFLGNSAAPSTIRPKGTQMNFYYGQGEYPIPKAMTDEDIADAIAGFAHTAQLAINTSGFDGIEIHGANGYLLDQFITDYTNQRSDRWGGNVQNRIALTLEVIKAVRAVAESVPVGVRISQSKVNDYEHKWAEGEAAAEVIFGSLADAGVNFIHVTEFEAWKPAFRQGDTSLVTLARRYAPSVSVIANGGLHDIQHAERALRDGADIIALGKAALANPDFPNRLAENHPIADFDPTILGPIANIKASEVAPSQAH is encoded by the coding sequence ATGAAGACATCCCCCCTCCAGATTCTAACTCGATACGATATTGGCGGCGTCCAATTGAGTAACAGGCTAGCCGTCGCCCCGATGACCCGTGTCAGTGCTACGGAAAGTGGGAGCGCCACGACGGAAATGGCCCGCTACTACGAGCGCTTCGCCAAAGGTGGCTTCGGGCTGGTCATCACAGAAGGCATCTACACGGACCAAAAATTCTCTCAGGGCTATCCTTTCCAGCCCGGCATCACCGATCAAGCGCAAGCCACAGCGTGGCGAGCAATCACTGACCTGATTCACAGCCATCAGGGCGCAGTGTTCGCGCAGATCATGCATGCAGGAGCGCTAAGCCAAGGGAATCGCTTTCTGGGCAATTCTGCCGCGCCATCGACGATTCGCCCCAAGGGAACACAAATGAATTTCTACTACGGCCAGGGCGAGTACCCGATACCGAAAGCAATGACGGATGAAGACATCGCTGACGCCATCGCAGGGTTCGCTCATACCGCGCAACTGGCCATAAACACCTCGGGATTCGACGGTATCGAGATACACGGCGCGAACGGCTATCTGCTCGATCAATTCATCACTGACTACACCAACCAACGTAGCGACCGCTGGGGGGGTAATGTGCAAAATCGAATTGCCCTGACACTTGAGGTGATCAAGGCCGTGAGAGCTGTGGCAGAGAGCGTTCCTGTAGGTGTTCGGATTTCGCAGAGCAAGGTCAACGACTACGAGCACAAATGGGCGGAGGGAGAAGCGGCCGCAGAAGTAATTTTCGGCTCGCTGGCCGACGCAGGTGTCAATTTCATCCATGTCACCGAGTTTGAAGCGTGGAAGCCAGCATTCAGGCAGGGAGATACCAGTCTGGTAACTTTGGCGCGCCGATACGCTCCAAGTGTTTCCGTGATCGCCAATGGCGGATTGCACGACATCCAGCACGCCGAACGCGCTCTAAGAGATGGCGCAGACATCATCGCCCTCGGAAAGGCGGCCTTGGCAAACCCTGACTTTCCGAATCGCCTCGCAGAGAATCACCCAATTGCCGATTTCGACCCGACAATCCTGGGCCCAATAGCCAACATCAAAGCGAGTGAGGTAGCGCCGAGTCAGGCTCACTGA
- a CDS encoding LysR family transcriptional regulator, whose protein sequence is MQIPEVEVFSAIAASGSLSGAARRLGLSPMTVSRRLASLERELGVRLVHRTTRSVSLTSEGEVFLPYANTILEAEESARTMLKANAGTASGVLRVTAPTVFGQAVIMPLIPSLLADNPALEVDLTLSDSIVDIVGMGIDLAIRIATLQDSELVARPLAPNPRVLCASPDYLARHGRPSTLDELKTHQCIALHGMPCWSFVQRGEVVAIRAEGAFSANSVEAVRAASKNGLGLAMLTYWDIRNELSDGSLVQVELDDAVSEQLSITAVLPTRRQIPYRVQAFLERLEVALDRQAQ, encoded by the coding sequence ATGCAAATCCCTGAGGTGGAGGTATTTTCCGCGATAGCTGCCAGCGGCAGTCTTTCCGGCGCGGCGCGACGGCTGGGGTTGTCTCCCATGACAGTTTCACGGCGGTTGGCTTCTCTGGAGCGAGAGCTGGGTGTGCGCCTTGTTCACCGGACCACCCGCTCGGTGTCGCTCACATCAGAGGGGGAAGTGTTCCTCCCCTATGCGAATACGATTCTGGAGGCTGAAGAGTCGGCCAGGACAATGCTGAAGGCTAATGCAGGAACGGCTAGCGGTGTATTGCGAGTCACGGCGCCAACGGTGTTTGGTCAGGCTGTGATCATGCCTCTGATTCCCTCGTTGCTGGCCGATAATCCGGCGCTGGAAGTAGACCTGACGCTGTCGGATAGCATCGTCGATATTGTTGGCATGGGGATTGACTTGGCCATTCGGATCGCGACTCTGCAGGATTCAGAATTAGTAGCTCGCCCCTTGGCACCCAATCCGCGCGTGCTTTGTGCCAGTCCCGACTATCTGGCCCGCCATGGTAGGCCGAGCACGCTCGACGAGCTTAAGACGCACCAGTGCATCGCTCTGCACGGTATGCCTTGTTGGTCATTTGTGCAGCGAGGAGAGGTTGTCGCTATCCGAGCAGAGGGGGCCTTTTCCGCAAATAGTGTCGAAGCGGTTCGCGCAGCCAGCAAGAACGGCTTGGGGCTGGCGATGCTGACCTACTGGGATATCCGCAACGAGTTGAGCGACGGCAGCCTGGTTCAGGTTGAGTTAGATGATGCTGTTTCCGAACAGCTTTCTATCACTGCTGTATTACCCACGCGCCGGCAGATACCTTACCGAGTACAAGCTTTTTTGGAGCGTCTCGAAGTTGCTCTAGATCGCCAGGCGCAGTGA